The DNA sequence CCGCGACCTTGCCCGCGATCATCACGTCGGTGGCGCGCTTGATGCCGTCGACGAGCGATTCGCGGCAGCCGTACAGGTTGTCGAACTTCGACTTGGTGACCGAGTCGTTCACGTTGAACGCCGGGAACGGCAGGCGGCCGTCCTTTTCCATCTGGTACAGGCGGTGCACGCCCGTCGTCGTCTCTTCGGTCACGCCCTTGATGTGCGCGAGGCGCTTCGAGTACCAGTTCGCGTCGATGTCGAGGTGCTTCGCGATCGACTTGTACAGCGCGACTTCTTCCTCGTTGGTCGGCTTCGCGATCACCGAACGGTCCTGCTCGGCCTTCGAGCCGAGGATCAGCAGCAGCGTCGCATCGCCGCCGTCGTCCAGGATCATGTTCGCGAATTCGCCGTTCGGCCATTCGAAGATGCGGTGCGAGAACTCCCAGTATTCGTCGAGCGATTCGCCCTTGAACGCGAACACCGGCGTGCCGGTCTCGACAATCGCGGCGGCCGCGTGGTCCTGCGTCGAGAAGATGTTGCACGAGGCCCAGCGGACTTCGGCGCCGAGCGCCTTCAGCGTCTCGATCAGCACGCCGGTCTGGATCGTCATGTGCAGCGAACCGGCGATGCGCGCGCCCTTCAGCGGCTGCTGCGCCTTGTATTCGTCGCGAATCTGCACGAGGCCCGGCATTTCGGTCTCGGCGATGTTCAGCTCCTTGCGGCCCCAGCCGGCAAGCGCCATGTCGGCGACGACGTAATCGTTGGAAACTTGCGAATCGATAATGGCGTTCATCACGCCCTCCTTTCTAAAAAAGTTCTAGAAATTGGTGACGTGAGCGCCGTTCAGGAAGCGGAGCCGGCGCGAATTTCGCCGCACGGCTGCTTGGTGAAGCTTTCCGAGCCTGGCGGACACAGGCGGTCCGTCGCAACGCTCCTCGGAAAACGGGAAGGATTGTAGCAAATCGTGGCGAGAAATGGGGGGTTGGGCGGGCGGCCGCACGCGCGGCGTCGGCGCGCGCGACGCCCGCCGCTGCCGCTCAGTTCTCCGCGCCGACCCACGCCTGCTCGCGCAGCCGCGCGCGCAGGCGCGCGACCGCCTGGCTGTGCAGCTGGCACACGCGCGACTCGCTCACTTCGAGCACCGCGCCGATCTCGCGCAGATTCAGCCCGCGCTCGTAGTACAGCGACATCAGCAGCTTCTCGCGCTCGGGCAGCCGGTCGATCGCATCGACCAGCGCGCCGCGCAGATGGTCGTCGAGCAGCGCCGACAGCGGATCGGCGTGATCGACGCGATAGCGGTCGAGGAACGGCTCGTCGTCGGCCGCGCGGTCGAAATCCTCGTAGTAGATCAGCTGGCTGCCGTGCAGGTCCTGCAGCATCTCCTGATATTCGTCGAGCGGCATCTTCAGGTGCTGCGCGATCTCGGCCTCGCTCGCCGAGCGGCCGAGCTGCTGCTCGACCTGGTGCACCGCGTGTTCGACCTCGCGCGACGTCTTGCGCAGGCTGCGCGGCAGCCAGTCGTTGCTGCGCAGCTCGTCGAGCATCGCGCCGCGGATGCGCTGGGTCGCGTAGGTTTCGAACTGCGCGCCCTGGTCTTCCTTGTAGCGGCCGGCCGCGTCCATCAGGCCGATCATGCCGGCCTGGATCAGGTCGTCGAGGTCCACGCTCGCCGGCATCTTCGCGACGAGCTGCAGGCCCAGGCGCCGCACGAGCGGCGCGTATTGCGCGAGCACGTCGGCCTGGGTCATCTTTCCTTGAGCGTTGTACATCATGGCTCTCTCCTTGCGGTGGCGCTCACGCGGCGTGCGCCGCACCGGCCTCGTAAGACGGCTTGCCGCCCCCGTGCACGGCGCGGCCGGAGCCGGGGCGCGGGCGCATCGGCCAGTACAGCAGGTCGCCGGCGATCTGCCGGTAGTCGCGCGCGGCGACCGACGACGGGAACGCGTCGACCGCGGTATGCATCAGCTCGCGCGCGTGCTCGACGAGCGGATCGGCGCTCACGCAGCCGGCATCGGCGATCGACACCGTCAGGTAGCGGCTCGCGACGCCCGCGAGGTTGTCGAAGGCGGTCTTCGCGTCCGCGTGGCTGCCGACGTGATTGGTCAGCACGCGGAACTGCGCGACCGCGTGCGCGAAATGCAGGCGCTTCATGCACGCGTATGCCTCGGTGATCGCCTGCGCGGCCACGCGCGTGACGATCAGCACGTCGTGCGCCTCGCGCGCGAGCGCGGAGAACGCGCCGTCCGCGCCGAGCTGCGCATCGACCAGCACGATGTCGGCCTGGCCGTCGACGAAGTCGCTCAGCTGCTCGTCGCTGTAGCCGTCGCGTGCGAAGCCCGCGGCCGCGCACAGCGCGAAGCCGGCCGGCGTACGCGTGCGGTCGCCGTCGCGCAGCCATGCGCCCGCGAGCGTCGCCGTGGCCGAATGCACGTCGGTGCGCTCGTCGACGACGAGCACGTCCTTGCCCAGCGCGCTCAGCGCCGCTGCCAGATTCACGACGGCCGCCGTGCAGCCGACGCCCAGCGGGCCGCCCGTCACCGCGACGATGCGCGACGCCCGCCCGGCCAGCAAGCGCCGGAGTCCTTCGGCCTGGTCGATGATCCGTTTATCCAAATCGCACCTCGTGCAGTTCGGCGGTGGACCGCGCGGTCAGCGCGGACAGCAGCGTCGGCATGTCCTCGTCCTGCGGCACGAACGGCGAGCCGTCGCGCGGCACGCAGAACGCGCTCTTCAGCAGGAACCGGGTCGACGCGACGTACAGGTTTTCCGGCACCTTCTGGCCGGTCGACACGTAGTGGACCGGCAGCTTGTAGCGGATCACCGTGTCGAGCACGCCGCCGAGATGGGTCGCCTCGTCGAGCTTGGTCAGGATGCAGCCGGCCAGATCGGGCGTCGGCCCGTGCGGATGCTCGCCCGCGCTGCGGTAGGCCTGAACGACTTCGTTGAGCGTGTCGCCGTGGCTCGTCGCGTTCAGCAGCAACAGGCGCTGCACCGGTGCGTTCGCGCCGTGCAGCATCGCGATCTGGTCGGACAGCGCGCGATCGCGCTGGCTCATGCCGATCGTGTCGATCAGCACGATGTGCTTGTTGCGCAGCTCGGAC is a window from the Burkholderia vietnamiensis LMG 10929 genome containing:
- the ahcY gene encoding adenosylhomocysteinase; this encodes MNAIIDSQVSNDYVVADMALAGWGRKELNIAETEMPGLVQIRDEYKAQQPLKGARIAGSLHMTIQTGVLIETLKALGAEVRWASCNIFSTQDHAAAAIVETGTPVFAFKGESLDEYWEFSHRIFEWPNGEFANMILDDGGDATLLLILGSKAEQDRSVIAKPTNEEEVALYKSIAKHLDIDANWYSKRLAHIKGVTEETTTGVHRLYQMEKDGRLPFPAFNVNDSVTKSKFDNLYGCRESLVDGIKRATDVMIAGKVAVVAGYGDVGKGCAQSLRGLGATVWVTEIDPICALQAAMEGYRVVTMEYAADKADIFVTATGNYHVINHDHMKAMRHNAIVCNIGHFDSEIDVASTRQYQWENIKPQVDHIIFPDGKRVILLAEGRLVNLGCATGHPSFVMSNSFANQTLAQIELFTRGEQYENKVYVLPKHLDEKVARLHLARIGANLSVLSDEQAAYIGVEKDGPFKPNHYRY
- a CDS encoding RNA polymerase sigma factor FliA: MMYNAQGKMTQADVLAQYAPLVRRLGLQLVAKMPASVDLDDLIQAGMIGLMDAAGRYKEDQGAQFETYATQRIRGAMLDELRSNDWLPRSLRKTSREVEHAVHQVEQQLGRSASEAEIAQHLKMPLDEYQEMLQDLHGSQLIYYEDFDRAADDEPFLDRYRVDHADPLSALLDDHLRGALVDAIDRLPEREKLLMSLYYERGLNLREIGAVLEVSESRVCQLHSQAVARLRARLREQAWVGAEN
- a CDS encoding MinD/ParA family ATP-binding protein, with translation MDKRIIDQAEGLRRLLAGRASRIVAVTGGPLGVGCTAAVVNLAAALSALGKDVLVVDERTDVHSATATLAGAWLRDGDRTRTPAGFALCAAAGFARDGYSDEQLSDFVDGQADIVLVDAQLGADGAFSALAREAHDVLIVTRVAAQAITEAYACMKRLHFAHAVAQFRVLTNHVGSHADAKTAFDNLAGVASRYLTVSIADAGCVSADPLVEHARELMHTAVDAFPSSVAARDYRQIAGDLLYWPMRPRPGSGRAVHGGGKPSYEAGAAHAA